From Capra hircus breed San Clemente chromosome 1, ASM170441v1, whole genome shotgun sequence:
gttccttttctctttggctgGCCCATAAAGCCAGGGACCCCACCTGCTCCAGGAGCCTGGCCCAGTCGCCCTCAATACCCGTGGGGAGCTGCGACCCTGGAGGCCTGGGGTCCTGACGCTGCCCAGCTTGACCGTGGCCGCTCTTCTCCAGCTCGTCTTTGTGCATGCTTTTCAGATGCTTCCATAGGGCTGTGGTGCCCACGTTAACCCCAGGGCCCCGGCTCACCTGCCTGCCACACAGCCGGCAAGTGGCATATTGGTTGGGGTGGTGCCCGGCACGGGCAGGGGCCAAGTGGAAGTATTCCCAGGCCTCAGAAAACCGAGTCCCCTTGTTGTGGGGCATCGGGGTGGGCGTGGCCCCGGCAAAAGGGGCTGCCTGTTCTCGCGTCTCACTGatctcctccccctccttcacTTCCAAGGGCCCTTTTGCCTTCATCCTGTTTccgtcctcttcctcctcttcccgcTTCATCCTGTCTCTTCTTTACAGCTTTCCTTGAGCCAGAAGTCTCTAAAGCTAAAAGTGTACTTGGGAAGGGACTGGGAGACTCTCAGGGATTTGCAATAGTGGTCAAAGGCTGGCCACACCTGGGTGGTGTGAGGTTTCCTCCTTTCTGCTTCGCTGGAGAGTCAGGATGAGTCAGAGCCAAGCAAAATGGCCTTTGAGGCTCTCCTGTACCTTCCCTCCATGACCCGGATACGTGCTGATCCCTCCTTGGCTGGGCCAGAGGACAGGATAACTCGGTGAAGCAATTATTAATACAAAGCTTTCCAGAGAGCTCGGTGTTCAGTACCTCAACCAGCACCACATGTATTTCTGAATACTGAGAATTTCAGGTATTCTCTTGATTCTTTTCCTGGCTGCTTCCACTGCTTCGGTGCTCCCGGAGACCTGTGTGATGCactttggaggcaggaggagcagcCTCAAGGCTCAGGCGGTCCAGGATGGCAGAGCGAGGGCCTCACTGGGTCTCCCTCAGTGTGAGTAGAAGCGAACAGAGACTGATGCTAATGTAGGAGAGACTTGCTGTTCCTCTGAACAAATGCAGAAGTCAGTCCAGAAGCTACAAAGCCTGCCAGGGTCTGGGAAATACAGTTCCCAGTGTAAAGTCAGCTTGCCCCTAGAGAGGTTCCTTGGGGGCTGGGATTCTAAGAACTCCAAACAGCAGGCTTAGCTGTTTTCAGCAGGAGGAGCTGGCATACCTGGAGGAGAGAGCAGGGGAGTTCCTCTCCACAGCCTGGTTGTGTCGGGGTGACCTCAGCAAGCAGCTCACCACACTCCGCCTTCCCCAGCACCATCACCTGCAAAGCCAGCAGTAGATGAAATCTTCCTGATGGCAACTTCCTCCAGATATTTGGTGTAGGGACCCCCATTTTAAGGATAAACTAACACATGGAAAGTTatggtacattttaaaaagagcctGACTGCTCTCTCttagatcattttttaaatgattgagaACCTTATCCATCAAGCTTTGCCACCCTGAGCAATTCGGAAGCACCATCCAGCCCCAAGTGGGTACTTACCGGCAAGCAAGGCTTGGGACTGGTCTCTGAGGGTTCCTATGCAGGGAGTGCTCCTACCATGTTGGAAGGTTGTTAGCTGCCTGCTGCCACCAAGAGGAAGGCACCTCCACTTCCTGTCCCCTCCCacttccagggaagccttgtttCTACATGGGTGTGACCCTACCTGTAGGGTTTTTCTGCAATAAATGCAgactttttctcctcctccttccaccAAAAAAAGTTGTCCCTGGCAAATGTTGTGAAGTAAAACAATAAATCAAGCACCTACAAGTCTTAGTTGTTTCCAGAAGACTAGATCATCTGGCCTCTCATCTCAAACAAAGAAGATTTAAGACACGGGAAGggtgaaaaatgggcaaagaaacc
This genomic window contains:
- the ZBED2 gene encoding zinc finger BED domain-containing protein 2 — its product is MKREEEEEDGNRMKAKGPLEVKEGEEISETREQAAPFAGATPTPMPHNKGTRFSEAWEYFHLAPARAGHHPNQYATCRLCGRQVSRGPGVNVGTTALWKHLKSMHKDELEKSGHGQAGQRQDPRPPGSQLPTGIEGDWARLLEQVGSLALWASQREKELLRRERVVEWRERAVERRERALEEVERAILEMRRKVRAEKEACQREKDQPGAAHPFHFV